The nucleotide sequence TTGATAAGACTAGCTTTTCATACATTGTTTGTAAAAAAACTAATTACTTGTTAAAATATCATCAAAGGAGATTAAGTATGAATAGAAAATATAGTACTAAATTATTATCGATTTCAATAGCAATACTCATTACTCAAATCGCTTCATTTGTTTTTCAAAATAATTATGGTAACTCCTTATTAACAATCGGACAAGCACTTGATGTGATCGTATTAATTTCAATAGCATTTATGCTGCTACTTCAATTTAAGAAATTTGATAAGGTTGTATCAATTATATTGGTTGTCTATGGTGGATTAAATATTGTTTATGGACTAACCTCATCACTTGCATTTAGATTGGTGATTCAAAATAGAGATATTGAAGTTCTCTTCACAACTGGTTTATTAATTGCACATGTTTTATTTGAAATTGCAGCATTATTCAATCTTGTACATAATACACAAACTAAGTTTGAAACAAAGTTTACTAAAAACTTAACCTTGATTACCTTAAGTGTCTCATTTGTATTACTTGCAGCAGTTTCACCATTTGTAACTTATGGTGATATGTTCTCAGTATTAAAAACAATTGCAGCGCTTTTAGCAATTCTTGCATTATATGCCTCAGTGTTCCTTGGTATTGAAGAAAAAGCAGTTAAAGTAGACCCAGTAGAGGCACCAAAAGTGGTAACATCTCTTAATGAATCAAAACTTACAGAACTTGAGAAGTTATATAACCGAGGCATCATCACTGAAGAAGAATATCAAACAAGAAAAGAAAGAATTGAATCTCAAATGTAAGAAAAAGTCCTCTTTAGTTAGAGGACTTTTCTTACGTATTTTTCAAATAGTTCTTCTGCTTTAATTGGTTTAGAGTATAAATACCCTTGAACATAATCAATTTGAAATTCAGATAGGATTTCTTCTTGTTTAGTTTTTTCTACACCTTCTAAAACGATACGCATATCAAGTGAATGCGTTAGTTCAACGACAAACTTCAAGAAATGCTTCTCTTTTTCGCTTTGATCAATGTTTGCGATATAACTCTTATCCATCTTAATCACATGTGCAGGTAAGTGTTTTAAATAGTTTAATGAACTATACCCTGAACCAAAGTCATCAAGTGCGATAATGTAACCTTCATTTTTAAGTTGATTTAAAACATTTAAAGAGTATTCAATATTATCAATTAAAACAGACTCTGTTACTTCAATAACAATTAATGATTTCTCTACTTGATAGATATCTGAAAGATGATTAATCTTATTGATAAATTCAGGATGCATTAATACTTTAGCAGAAATATTTATTGATACCATCGTTCTTAAGCCTTGATTCAACCAAGTTCTTAATTGTTTAAATACGGACTCGCAAACTAAATCGGTTAATTCAATGATTGAACCACTCAATTCAGCTAAATAAATGAAATCATTTGGTGGAATGTTTCCAATTTCAGGATGATTCCAACGGATGAGTGCTTCTGTACAAATGAGTTCTTTAGTTGCAAATTTTAAGATGGGTTGATAAACAACATAGAAATGATCTTTATCTAATGAGTGATGTATTTGATTTGTTAAGAATACTTCACGTTCTTTTAATGCTTGCATTGCTTCATTATAGAATACAATTTGATCTTTACCTTTACGTTTAGCTTCACTCAGTGCTAAGTTTGCATAACGTAGGACATCTTGGAATCGATCACCATGATTAGGATACATTGCAACCCCACCAGATGCTGAATAGAAATATGCTTCACTTTGTTTTCTTAAGAGTACTTTAATATCAGCTAGAATTGCTTTTGTAATTGAAAGCACTTCTTGATAATCGGTAACTTTTTCCATAACGATTACAAAGCCATCTTCAGACATTCTTGCAACTAACTTGCTATTTACCTTTTTCTTTAATTCTTGTGCAATTTCAAATAGTGCGTTATCGCCCCATTCGTAACCTTTTAATTCGTTAATGACACCAAAGTTATCAATATCAATATATAAAACTGCAAATGGTACTTTTTGATGAATTAATTTTTCTACTTTTTGATCTAACTTATTCTTATTCATTAAACCTGTTAATGAATCATAATATGCAAGTTTATAGTGATTAGATTCTAATTCAGTTAATTTCTCGTTTTTGGTTTGTAACTCAGAAAAAACATGTGATAAATGCATGCTCTTTTCCATATGAGATTTAATTTGTTTATAAATAATCACGTAAAAAGTTAAACCAATTAAAGTTAAAGTAACGACACCGTTCCAAGTTTGAACAAGTGACATAAAAACAGGATCACTAACAAGTGATTGCAATATCCAGTCAGATAAGACTAAATACACGAAGCTCGCGAGGAAATACCAGATCATAATCGCGAACGTTTCACGATGAGCTGATTGAGTTTTGTAGGAATCTAGTTGTTTTATATCGTTTTGCATGTCTCTTCCGTCATTTAGCTAATTCACAACTTTTATTGTATAGGAAAACGCTTCTTAATGCAAATAAATATGAAAAAAAACCATCTAGAAATTAGATGGCTTATTTTTCATTATACGTTATCGATAATTTTTGCACGACGTTCTTGATATTCTTCTTTAGTAATAACACCTTTTTGATAGAGTTCATCAAGTTCTTTTAATCTTTTTTCAAGTGTACCAACTGCACCGTTTTGATCAACGTATGTACCAACTGCTTGAGGTTCTTTTGATGTAGCACCTAAAACAGCAAGTAAACCAGTAACAAGTCCACCACCAACGAATAGGTAGATACTCCAACCAATCGCTTCATTCTTAGTTGCTTTACCATTTTTTGCAGCAAGTAATCTAACACCTGCAACAATATTAAGCACTAAGAATACGATAATAATAAATGTTATTCGATTTAATGCATCTATCATTTGTAATAACTCAGTAATTTCAGCTGGTGAACCACCTGATGCAATAATCTCATCTCTATAGCTGTTTAATCCAATCAATACAAAGCTAAATAATGCATAGCCTGCAGCACTTAAAAATGACAGTACTGCTGCAATTGTTAATAATGTTTTGTTCATTTTATTCCCTATACCCTTTCAATAATTTTCTTTCTACGTGATTCGTATTCTTCTCTTGATAAGATCCCTTTTTCATAGAGTTCATCTATTTCTCTTAATAATGTTTCTATTGACTTTTCTTCTGTGTTTGAGGATGAAACTTGCCCATCACTGTAAACAGCAATTAATCCTAGAATACCAGCAAGTGTTGCTGTAAATAATAAACAGATGCTCCAACCTTTTACTACATTCTTTGATACCTTGCCTTGTTTAGCTAATTCTAAATAATAGATTGCGATAATATTAAATGCAACAACGACAACACTAAAGTAACCTGCAAATAGAAAGAATGCCGCACTGACACCTGCTAAAACTTGTGCAATTGTTAAATATGTCTTGTTCATGTTTAAATCTCCTCTACGATTCGTTTTCTTCGTAATTTATATTCGTCTTGAGTGATTAAACCTTTATCATAAAGGTTACTTAATTTCATCAACTTTTCTTCTACTGTCAAATTGGTGCGATTTGTGAACTCAGGTTCTTCATTAGAGTTAGCTGCGATAATCCCCATGATACCACCGACTAAATAACCACCAATCAGCAAATAGATTCCCCATCCTAAGACTTCTTTGCGCATTTTAGGATTAGTTTTTGCTTTGTTTAGTCTGATGAATGCTATGATATTTGCGGCTGATAAACCACCAGCAACTATTACAAAAACTGACATGTTCATAAAAAAATCTACATCTTCTATCCCTAATAAGCCAACAATCAAAAACATAAGTGCGTAAGGCAAATATCCAACAAGACCTAATATAGCAAAAACCATTGCAACAGTTAAGTAGTTCTTATTCATATGATGATTCCTTCCTGTCTATACTTTCATTATAACGAAATTAATCCAATTTACCAATTATAAACAATTGATTCATTGAGAGAGTTGATTTTTATCTGTTGAAAGTCGATATATGCCTTCAATTTCGCACAATAATAATTTATCATATACTTAAAATAATTTAATGTAATTTACACGATATTATGTATAACTTGCATAAAAAATAAAACTAGACACTCATTTGTCTAGTTTTTTAGTTGAACCTCTTGCTCTGCTATGAAAAAGTGGGACACAAATTAAAATTATCATATGTTAAAAGCAGTTATTCTCAATCAATTAGCGAGACAATGGATAAGGGGGCCAGCTATGAAGAGTTCTTAAAGATTATCTTAACCAATGAAGTTAAAGCAAGAGAGTCTAACGGCATTGACCGCAGAATTAAAACAGCTAAGTTCCCTTATCTTAAATACTTAGGTGATCTAAAGTTAGGTGCATTCCCTTTAGAAGTTTCTAATCAAATTAGAGAACTTCAATCCCTAAGATTTTTAGATGAAGGAAGAAACGTAATATTAGTGGGTAATCCAGGAGTAGGTAAAACTCATACAGCGATTGGTTTAGGTATTAGTGCATGTATGAAAATGAAAAATGTTTTATATATAACCGTTCCAAATCTAATAACTGAGCTTAAAGAGTCAATGACCTTAAATCAATTAACTAATTATAAAAAAAGATTCATCACATATGACTTAGTCATACTTGATGAACTTGGTTATATAGGATTTGATAAAGAAGGTAGTGAATTATTATTTAATTTACTATCAATGAGAAATGAAACAAAGTCAATTATTATTACTACTAACTTAACGTTTAATAGGTGGGAAGAAATCTTTGGTGATCCAACACTAACTGCAGCAATGGTAGATAGGCTGGCACATAAAGCAACAGTTATAAATATTAAAGGTGATTCATACAGAATCAAAGAAACAAAAGATTGGTTAGCTAATTAAGAGTGACCTAGTTTCGCACCAATATATTGACCTAATTTCGTATTGACATTTACATTTTTGTCATAAATATTCATCCTCTCATGGATGATATTTTATCAAAAAAGAGTTCGCTTTAAGTGCTAAGAATTGGGGATTCTTATGTGCACACTATTGCGTACTCTTATTTAACCATTTATAGATTTTAAAGAGCGACATTTTGGTCGTTATACTCATTATCGAGGACTTAAAAAAGTAAGTGATCCCACCTTGCTGATTTTTGCATCAATGAATATGAAGAAAATGGCTAATTACTTAGCTAAGTTGCCTTCATCTATATGTTTTTTTCTTTCTAAAATTCTAAATTTATGCAATAAAAAACACTATTTTCAATTAAGTAGAGTTTAACCTCTTTAAAAATAGTGTATTTGTAAACAGTCTGAACGTCATCGTTAGATGACGTTTTTTATTTCATCAAGCACTTCACTTAATCGATAATCTGAATCGTTACATGTGTCTGATGTTGTAGACCTGTATTTTCATCATAATAGGTTATAGTTAGCACTAAATCCTCTTTCGCCTCGGTAGAATCAAATCCGCTGACGTATGCAGGATTCACAGACAATATAATCACTGTTTCATCAGAATAGGTAATAAGAAGTGTCAAATTCATTGCCACATCAACTAATCGTGTTCCGACCGAATATGTGTCAATGAATCCCGGTTCAATTGAGATACTAGTAATGGTAGGTACAATAACCTCTCTTTGAACTATACTAATTAAAAAAGAGGCTGTGTAGGTTTGATAGCGAATGGTAATTCTTAAAGATTCTCTTTCAACACTAGAATCAAAATTTTCAAAAGTGAGGTGATCGTTCGGAATAACCTGACCAATGCCTTTGTTTAAATATTCATACACCAAAAGACCTGAAGCATCAAATGTTTCATCGATATAGTATACTTTTTTTGCTGGTTCTGATGACACATAAATACCGACCATCTTATTATTGTCAACTTCTCGTATGACATAATACGTTGTTGCCACAGCTATGATGGTGATAAGAATGACACCTATAATAATTATCGTTTTTTTCATGTTAATTCAATTTATTGTTATTATTAATGATAGTACTGCTTATTCTCATGCTATCCGGACTGATTCGGCCAGTATAAATACCAAAAAGTCCTCCACCTATACTTGTATAACTCCAATTGAACGTGCGTGTTTCAGAAATATTTCCGGTTGTCCCAATGTAGGTAAAAACAACATTGTATGATCTATTGTTAACAATATTATTTTCAATTGCATCCATCACAACAATCACGTTGTTCTTGTCTGCATAGATGTCTTTGACTTCTCCATTGACAGTAATGATGAGCTTGCCAGAAGAAACTAGATTTTTAATATCCTGCAATGTTGTAAAACGTTTTTCTACGATACTTCCGTTTTCTAAGAATACATAATCCAAAATTGAAATATTGTTCAATAATAATCCCCTTTGATTATCATAGTCACCAATACGACCACTTTCGATGAATTTCGTAGCATTATTGGCTGATTGTCCTTGCGTGATGCCTGATGTGTCTAAAACTGCAGGTGTTAGTCCCGTCACCTTTGTAGAAAACTGATGGTAAAACCTGACTTCATTAACCTGTCCATTGAAGCTGCCGTCCGGATTATATGAATAATTATCAAATACAGTAAACT is from Acholeplasma equirhinis and encodes:
- a CDS encoding SHOCT domain-containing protein, which produces MNRKYSTKLLSISIAILITQIASFVFQNNYGNSLLTIGQALDVIVLISIAFMLLLQFKKFDKVVSIILVVYGGLNIVYGLTSSLAFRLVIQNRDIEVLFTTGLLIAHVLFEIAALFNLVHNTQTKFETKFTKNLTLITLSVSFVLLAAVSPFVTYGDMFSVLKTIAALLAILALYASVFLGIEEKAVKVDPVEAPKVVTSLNESKLTELEKLYNRGIITEEEYQTRKERIESQM
- a CDS encoding putative bifunctional diguanylate cyclase/phosphodiesterase, producing the protein MYLVLSDWILQSLVSDPVFMSLVQTWNGVVTLTLIGLTFYVIIYKQIKSHMEKSMHLSHVFSELQTKNEKLTELESNHYKLAYYDSLTGLMNKNKLDQKVEKLIHQKVPFAVLYIDIDNFGVINELKGYEWGDNALFEIAQELKKKVNSKLVARMSEDGFVIVMEKVTDYQEVLSITKAILADIKVLLRKQSEAYFYSASGGVAMYPNHGDRFQDVLRYANLALSEAKRKGKDQIVFYNEAMQALKEREVFLTNQIHHSLDKDHFYVVYQPILKFATKELICTEALIRWNHPEIGNIPPNDFIYLAELSGSIIELTDLVCESVFKQLRTWLNQGLRTMVSINISAKVLMHPEFINKINHLSDIYQVEKSLIVIEVTESVLIDNIEYSLNVLNQLKNEGYIIALDDFGSGYSSLNYLKHLPAHVIKMDKSYIANIDQSEKEKHFLKFVVELTHSLDMRIVLEGVEKTKQEEILSEFQIDYVQGYLYSKPIKAEELFEKYVRKVL
- a CDS encoding SHOCT domain-containing protein, which encodes MNKTLLTIAAVLSFLSAAGYALFSFVLIGLNSYRDEIIASGGSPAEITELLQMIDALNRITFIIIVFLVLNIVAGVRLLAAKNGKATKNEAIGWSIYLFVGGGLVTGLLAVLGATSKEPQAVGTYVDQNGAVGTLEKRLKELDELYQKGVITKEEYQERRAKIIDNV
- a CDS encoding SHOCT domain-containing protein, with translation MNKTYLTIAQVLAGVSAAFFLFAGYFSVVVVAFNIIAIYYLELAKQGKVSKNVVKGWSICLLFTATLAGILGLIAVYSDGQVSSSNTEEKSIETLLREIDELYEKGILSREEYESRRKKIIERV
- a CDS encoding SHOCT domain-containing protein; translated protein: MNKNYLTVAMVFAILGLVGYLPYALMFLIVGLLGIEDVDFFMNMSVFVIVAGGLSAANIIAFIRLNKAKTNPKMRKEVLGWGIYLLIGGYLVGGIMGIIAANSNEEPEFTNRTNLTVEEKLMKLSNLYDKGLITQDEYKLRRKRIVEEI
- the istB gene encoding IS21-like element helper ATPase IstB; this encodes MNLLLCYEKVGHKLKLSYVKSSYSQSISETMDKGASYEEFLKIILTNEVKARESNGIDRRIKTAKFPYLKYLGDLKLGAFPLEVSNQIRELQSLRFLDEGRNVILVGNPGVGKTHTAIGLGISACMKMKNVLYITVPNLITELKESMTLNQLTNYKKRFITYDLVILDELGYIGFDKEGSELLFNLLSMRNETKSIIITTNLTFNRWEEIFGDPTLTAAMVDRLAHKATVINIKGDSYRIKETKDWLAN
- a CDS encoding bacterial Ig-like domain-containing protein: MKKTIIIIGVILITIIAVATTYYVIREVDNNKMVGIYVSSEPAKKVYYIDETFDASGLLVYEYLNKGIGQVIPNDHLTFENFDSSVERESLRITIRYQTYTASFLISIVQREVIVPTITSISIEPGFIDTYSVGTRLVDVAMNLTLLITYSDETVIILSVNPAYVSGFDSTEAKEDLVLTITYYDENTGLQHQTHVTIQIID